The sequence below is a genomic window from Lysobacter capsici.
CGCGCCGAAGAAGATCGCATCGCCGGTCTGCGCGCCGCTGGCTTCGACGATCTTCGCCAGCGTCGCGTCGTCGAGGAACTTGGCGATCGGCGAGTTGATGCCTTCGCGCCCCTTGCTCGCGTCCTCGACCTTCATCCACGCCAGGCCCTTGGCGCCGTACTTGGCGGCGTGCGCGCCAGCCTCGTCGATCTGCTTGCGCGACCAGCCCGCGGCGCCCGGCGCGCGCAATGCGATCACGCGGCCGTCTTCGTGGTTGGCCCAGTCGGTGAAGACCTTGAACTCGCAGCTCTTGACCAGTTCGGCGATGTCGACGAATTCAAGCTCGATGCGCAGATCGGGTTTGTCCGAGCCGTAGCGACGCATCGCCTCGGCATAGGTCATGCGCGGGAACTGCGCGTCGAGTTCGACCTCGATGGTTTCCTTGAACACCACCCGGATCATGTCCTCGACCGTGTCCTGCACGTCGCGCTCGGACACCCAGGCGAACTCCATGTCGAGCTGGGTGAATTCGAGCTGGCGGTCGGCGCGCAGCGCCTCGTCGCGGAAGCAGCGCGCGATCTGGTAATAGCGATCGAAGCCGGCCACCATCAGGATTTGCTTGAACAACTGCGGCGACTGCGGCAGCGCGTAGAACTCGCCCGGGTGCATGCGCGCCGGGACCAGGAAGTCGCGCGCGCCCTCGGGCGTGGCCTTGGTCAGGATCGGGGTTTCGATGTCCTGGAAATTGCGCGCGTCGAGCCAACGGCGCAGCGACTGCACCAGACGGATGCGCGTGCGCATCATCTTCTGCATTTCCGGACGGCGCAGGTCGAGATAGCGATAGGTCAGGCGGGTTTCCTCGCCGGCGTTCTCGTGGGCGTGGAACGGCAGCGGCTCGGCCTTGTTGAGCACTTCGATCGAGCTCGGCAGCACTTCGACCTTGCCGCTGCGGATCTTGTCGTTGGCAGCGCCGCGCGCGCGCACGGTGCCGGTGACGCGCACGCAGCTTTCCACGCTCAGGTCGCTGGCGGTCTTGAACAGCTCGGCCATGTCCGAATCGACCACGATCTGGACCACGCCTTCGTGATCGCGCAGATCGGTGAACACCACGTGGCTCTGGACGCGATTGGTGTTGACCCAGCCGCACAGGGTGACGGTCTGGCCGATCAGCGCCTCGTCGACGAGGCCGCAGAAGTGGGTACGCATGGAAACTCCGAATTGGTCGATCTGTGGATCGTGGGGGGTACAGCAGGCGGGTCCGGACCGGCCGCGGCGGGTGGCCGGGGGCGATCGCTCAGCGGCCGGGGGCCGGGACCGAGCTGTCTAGAATACTAGACAAAGGCGTATGCGCCTTATGCCCCGGGCCAAACCAGCTTATCCGCAGGCTCAAGCGATGCTGATGCCCGCGTCCCTGAAGTCGTAGATGTCACGACCGTCATCCCCGCGAAGGCGGGGATCCAGAGACTTCAGCGTCATGCCTGGATGAAACCCTGGATCCCCGCCTTCGCGGGGATGACGGCTGGAACCGGCGCGGCTCGTCGCTACGGTAAGCCGGGACGGCGAGCCAATTAAACGAAACAGGGCGCCTCGCGGCGCCCATCAGGTCGGTGTGGATCGCAGCGGCATCGACCGTGTCGACGGGCCGTAGCGCCCTGCCGGCGAACCGGTCAGCTCGCGCTACCACCACTCGCCGGCTTGCTCGCCGGGGCCGGATCGGCCTTCTTTTCGGACTTGCTTTCCGCAGGCTTGCTCTGTGCCGGCTTGCTGTCGCCGCCACCGGAGCCCGCCCCGCCCGACGCGGAACCGCCGGAGCTGCCCTCGCCGGCCAGATTGCGCTTCTTGTCGCCGTCCTTCTTGAAATCGGTCTCGTACCAGCCGCCGCCGGCCAGGCGGAACTGCGGCGCGGTCAACTGGCGGCCGACCTTTTCGGCGCCGCATTCGGGGCACACGGTCGGGTCGGCGTCGGACAGCTTCTGCAGGCGATCGAAGCTGTGTCCGCAGGCGCTGCACTGGAAGGCGTAGATGGGCATGGCGGTGGGCTGTGTTCGGGAACGACGGACTGGCAGTGTGGGGGCGGATCGCGCCGATGCAAGCGCCAGTGGTGGCCGCGACGCGGCCTACGGCCCGGTCGCCCGGCTCAATACGCCGGTTCGACCGGACGTTGCGGCACTGCGGGCGGGTCTGGGTGACCACGCAATCCGACCACGGGTACACCGCGCTCGCCTCCACGCGCGCCACCCGTTCGCCGGACCGGCGGTCATGGCATTCATGGCGGCCGGTGCGGCCACCGACCGACCGGCCAGCGCACGATCAATGGCCCGGCGGATGCACGCCGGCCGCCGCCGGCATCGCGGTGGGCTCGGAAACCGTTTGCGGCATCGCGGCCGCTTCGGGCTCGCCGCCGGCCGGGTCCGCGGGCGCCAGCGGATGCTCCTCGACCGGATCGACATCGAACGGAGAGCGGAACACCAGCGACGGCAGGATCGTGGTCAAGGTCGCATACAGCAGCAACGCGCCGAACCAGACATCGGACAAGGCGAAGCGATCGCGCAGGATCGCGGCCAGGACCAGGGTGAAGATCAACGTCGGCGCCAGCGCCACCGAGACCCGCAGGCTGGCGCGGTGGTTCTCGCCGAACAGCGCGCGCCGCTGCAACCAGACAATGCCGATGCGCAGCGGCAGCACCACCGCGGTCAGCAACAGGCCCAGGCCCAGCGCCTCGAAGCTCAGCGCGCCGCTGGGCACCTTGGTGCCGGCGTTGAAGAAATAGAACGGCACGAAGAACGACGCGAACAACCGCACCGCGTGTAGATTCTCGTCCGAGGCCAGGCTCGGCATGCGCTCGCGCAGCAATCGCGCGATCAGACCGGCGACGAACGCCCCGACCAGGTAGTACACACCGAGCTTGGCGGTGGCGAACGCGGCGATCATGCCGACCATCACCAACAGCGAGAATTCCGAACCCGGCGCATGCGGCACCACCCAACGACCGAGCGCGACGAACACCAGCGGCAGGCCGACCAGCATCGCGATCAACGCGCCCGACGACAGCGCCATGCGCATCGGGTCGCCGGCCTGAAGCACCACGAACAACGCCACCAGCGCCAGCAACTCTCCGGCGATGGCTTTGCTGGTGACCCAGAAACGCTCCTCCTCGTTCAAGCCCAGGCGCGAGAGCGTGTCGAGAATGAAGCCGGTGGACGGGGTCAGCAAGGCCAGCGCGAGCAGGCCGGCCGCCTGCCAGCTCATGCCGGCGTAGCGCCACGCCAGCCAGCCCACGCCGACCAAGGTCGCGCCGCGGATCACCAGGTGCGTCAACAGCGGCCACAAGCCCTTGCGCAGGGCCTTGAGTTCGACTTCCAGCCCGGCGAACAGGAACAGCGAGGAAATGCCCAAGGTAGCGAGCATGCCGACCACGGTGTCGTGGGATTTCTCGCCCCAGGCCAGCATCGCCACGATGCCGAACAGCAGGCAGGTCAACGGCGCGGGAATCTTGAAGCGCTGCAACGCGCGCGGGATGACCAGCAGGCCGAAGATCAGCAGCAGATAAATCAGTTCGCGGCTCATGGGCCGTCCCCCCGTAGCGATTACGTGGCGGGACGATAGACGGGCGCATGTGGAGGCGACGACAAGTCGCACGTGGACACCATCGGCGGCCTCGTGGTTGCGCAGTGATTGTCAGATCGCGGTCGCGGCTCACGCCGCCGCTGCAAGCAGCGGCGCACGTTCGTTTCTACCTGCGAAGGTGGCGCGAGCCGCCACCACCCAACTACGACGCATCGATAACGTCGCGACCTACGACGCGACTCAAGCCGCGTCGTACAACGCCATCCACTCCGCCTCGGCCTTGACCAGCTCGGCGGCGACTTTCTCGCGCTGCTTCGCAAGCTCGGCGGCGTTGTCGCCACCGCCGGCGTACTTGGTCGGATCGGCGAGGTCCATGTCGAGCGTGTGCAGTTTCGATTCCAGCTCGGCCATGCGCTTCTCGGCTTCGGCCAGCTTGAGCGGGTTGGCCTTGCGCGAGGATTTCCCCGCCGGTGCCGCGGCGCTCGCGGCGGCCGCAGCCGCCGCGGCCTTGGACGCGGCCGCGCCCTTGCCGTCGTTGCTGTTGTCGCGCGTGCGCAGCCACACCGCGTAAGCGTCGAGGTCGCCGTCGAACGGCTGGGCCACGCCATCGGCGACGCGCCAGAAGGTTTCGCAGACCAGACCGATCAGATGGCGGTCGTGCGAGACCAGCACGATCGCGCCTTCGAAATCCGACAGCGCTTCGGCCAGGGCTTCGCGTACGTCGAGGTCCAGATGGTTGGTCGGTTCGTCTAGCAGCAGCACGTTCGGTTTGCGCCAGGCGATCATCGCCAGAGCCAGACGCGCGCGTTCGCCGCCGGAGAACCCGTCGACCGATTCGAACGCGCGGTCGCCGGGGAAATTCCACTTGCCGAGAAAATCGCGCAATTGCTGGGTCGCCACGCCCGGCGCGATCTCGATCAGATGGTCGATCGCGCTGACGCCCTCGTGCAGCGATTCGACCGTGTGCTGGGCGAAGTAGCCGATGCGCAGATCCGGATGGCCGCTGCGATCGCCGGCGAGCAATTCCAGCTCGCCCACCAGCGTTTTGACCAGGGTCGATTTACCCGCGCCGTTGGGGCCGAGCAAGGCGATGCGATCGCCGGCTTCGAGGATGAAACTGACATCATCGAGCACGACGTGGTCGCCGTAACCGCAATCGGCATGGACCACGCGCAGCAAGGCGTGCGGCAGCTTGGCCGGAGCCGGGAACTCGATCCGCATCGCGCGTTCCATGCGCACCGCCTCGGTGCCGACCATCTTGGCCAGGCGCTTGACCCGCGACTGCGCCTGCTTGGCCTTGGCCGCGCTGGCGCTGAAGCGGTCGATGAAACTCTGCAGGTGGGCGCGTTCGGCCTGCTGCTTTTCGTGGGTGATCTGCTGCAGGCGCAGGTGTTCGGCGCGCTGGCGCTCGAAGGCGGTGTAATCGCCGGTGTACAGCTTGGCCTTGCCGTCGTGCAGGTGCAGGGTGTGGGTGGTGACTTCGTCGAGGAACTCGCGGTCGTGCGAGATCAGCAGCAAGGTGCCCGGGTACTTGAGCAGCCATTGCTCCAGCCACAGCACCGCGTCGAGGTCGAGGTGGTTGGTCGGTTCGTCGAGCAGCAAAAGGTCCGACGGGGTCATCAGCGCGCGCGCCAGATTCAGGCGCACCCGCCAGCCGCCGGAGAATTCCTTGACCGCGCGTTCGTGGGTGTCGGGCGAGAAGCCCAGGCCGTGCAGCAGCTTGCCGGCGCGCGCGGTGGCGTCGTAGCCGCCGAGTTCCTCGAGTTGGTGATGGGCCTCGGCGACCGCTTCCCAATCCTCGCGCTCGACCGCTTCGCGCTCGGCCACGAGGACCTTGTAGACGGTGGAGTCGCCGGACAGGACGAAGTCCAGCGCGGGGTCGTCCAGGGCCGGGGTTTCCTGGGCCACGCTGGCGATGCGCACGCGGTTGGGCACGTCGATATCGCCGCGATCGGCCTCGACCTCGCCCTGGATGGCCGCGAACAGCGACGACTTACCAGTGCCGTTACGACCGATCACGCCCACCCGCCAACCGGCGTGCAGGGTCAGGTCTACGTTGGACAGCAGCAGGCGTTCGCCGCGCCGCATGGCGAAATCACGGAAAGAAATCATGCCGATATGGTCGCATGACTGATCGGTATTTGCTCATGAGCACATGTTCGGCCGCGCCCGGGGCGGGCATCGAATAATCGGGACGTCGGCCTCAGACCGCCCCCACGCGTCAACGAGCTCGCCATCCGCGGCAAAGCGCCCCTCGCGCCGGCCGCGGCGGCGGCGTTCGTCCCGACGTCCCCCGATCGACCGCCCGGAGTCTCCATGTCCCGTCGTATTTCCCTGCTCAGCACCGCCGTTTCGATCGCCCTGTCCACCTCGCCCGCCTGGGCCCAGGACGCCGGCGCCGCCGAGTCCGCCCCGGCCTCGAACCCCACCAACCTCGACACCCTGATCGTCACCGGCACCCGCGTGGCCGACCGCACCGTGGCCGAATCCACCGCGCCGATCGACATCATTTCCCCGCAGACCCTGGAGTCGACCGGCACGGTCGAGCTGGCCACCGCCCTGGCGCGCGCCCTGCCCTCGCTGAATTTCCCGCGCCCGGCGATCACCGACGCCACCGACGCGGTGCGTCCGGCGCAGCTGCGCGGGCTGGCGCCGGATCAGGTGCTGGTGCTGGTCAACGGCAAGCGCCGCCACACCACGTCCTTGATCAACCTCAACGACAGCATCGGCCGCGGCTCCTCGCCGGTGGACCTCAACGCGATTCCGATCGCCGCGATCGAACGGGTCGAAGTGCTGCGCGACGGCGCCTCGGCGCAGTACGGCTCCGACGCGATCGCCGGTGTCATCAACATCGTGCTCAAGGGCAGCGGCGAAGGCGGCTCGATCGCCGCGCGCTACGGCCAGTTCAGCGCCGGCGACGGCAAGCAATACCAGTTGTCGGGCGATGCCGGCTTCAAGCTCGGCGAGAACGGCAGCGTGCATCTGTCCGCGCAGGGCGGCCACAGCGACAACACCGACCGCGCGCGGCCCTACCTCGGCCCGGTCACGCCGACCAGCAACCCGCCGGGCAAGGTCGTGCATCGCTACGGCGATCCGGAAATCGATCAGGCCGCGGTCGCCTTCAACGCGCAGTACCAGGCCGCCGAGGGCGTGGAGTTCTATTCCTTCGGCACCGCCAGCCGCCGCCGCGCGATTTCCAACGGCTATTTCCGCGCGCCCGGCAACGCCAACAACATCCGCTCGGTGTATCCCGACGGCTTCCTGCCGCAGATCGACAACGTCAGCAAGGACCGCGCGCTGGTGCTCGGCCTGCGCGGCCAGACCGCCGGCGGCTGGAACCTCGACCTGAGCTACAACTACGGCCAGAACCAGCTCGATTTCGACGTGCGCAACAGCCTCAACCGCACCCTGGGCGTCGCCTCGCCGCACGACTTCTACATCGGCGCGCTGGAAGTGACCCAGAACGTGCTCAACGCCGATTTCAACAAGGCCTTCGACGTGGGTTGGCTGAAGTACCCGCTGACCGTGGCCTTCGGCGCGGAATGGCGCGGCGAGAAGTTCAACCAGAGCGCCGGCGAACTGGCGTCGTATGTCGCCGGTCCCGAACCCGGCGCGCCGGGCGCGCAGGTGTTCCCCGGCTTCACCCCGTCCGACGCCAGCCGCCGCAACCGCAACAGCCATTCGTTCTACGCCGACCTGGAAACCGACGTGACCGACAAGCTGTCGCTCGGCGCGGCGGCGCGTTACGAAAGCTACAGCGACTTCGGCGAAACCACCTCGGGCAAGCTGTCGGCGCGTTACGCCTTCACCGACAAGATCGCGCTGCGCGGCACCGTGTCGACCGGTTTTCGCGCGCCTTCGCTGCAGCAGCAGTTCTACCAATCGACCCAGACCGTGATCGTGCTCGGCGACCCGACCCCATTCCAGGTCCGCACCTTCGCCGTCGACGACCCGGCCGCGGTCGCGCTCGGCGCCGAGCCGCTCAAGGCCGAGGAATCGACCAACATCGGCCTGGGCCTGGTGCTGCAGCCGATCGAATCGCTGTACATCACCGTCGACGCGTACCAGATCGACATCGACGACCGCATCATCCTGTCGGAAAACCTGCGCGGCCCGGCGGTGGCGAGCTTCCTGGAAGCGCGCGGCCATCCGGGCATCACCGGCGGCCGCTACTTCACCAACGCGGTCGACACCCGCACCCGCGGCATCGACATCGTCGGCAGCTACAAGTGGACGCTCGGCAGCGGCGCGCTCGATCTGACCGCCGGTTACAACCACAACAAGACCACCCTGGAGCGCATCGCCGCCAACCCGCCGGAGCTCACCGCCGGTGGCTTGAACCTGCAGCGCATCGGCCGGGTCGAGCAAGGCCGCATCACCCAGGGCGCGCCGCGCGACAAGTTCTTCCTCGGCGGCAGCTGGAGCACCGGCCCGTGGCGTTTCGACGCGACCGGCACGCGCTACGGCGAATTCCACAGCTTCAACGACGATCCCAGCGGCGTGCGCGACCAGACCTACGGCGCGAAGTGGACCCTCGACCTGGCCGCGACCTACGCCATCGACGGATGGGAATTCACCGTCGGCGGCGACAACGTGCTCAACGAGTACCCGGACGAATCGATCTACGCCAACAGCGAAAGCGGCCAATTGCCGTACAGCGGCAACTCGCCGTTCGGGTTCAACGGCGCGTTCGCGTATGCGAAGGTCGGGTACAAGTGGTGAGGGTGGTTTCGCAGCCGTGGAAGCGTCGGAGCATCGGCGTGATGTTTGATGTTTGATGTTTGACGTGTGTCGTGTGTCGTGTGATGCGAGCCTACCGGCTCTAGCACCTGCGATCGCGCGATAAGCGACCGAACCCTCGCGCTATGGGCGACTGAACGTCGCATCGTTATCGCACCCGCATCGAATCAGGGCCGCCCAAAGCGGCCCTGATTCGTTTGCGTAACACATGTCGCTGCAGCTCAACCCAACCACGAAGCCACGAGGTCTTTTGTGGGAGGGGCTTCAGCCCCGACGCTTTCCGATCCGACACGGCGAACTGAAACAAAAGCATCGGGGCTGAAGCCCCTCCCACAAAAGACCTCTCGGCCAAAAACCTCCCGGCCGATGATCGACCTGTCGCGGCCTCATATCCTGCTGGACCCGACAAATACGGCACCACCTCACCTAGCACCGCTCGTCGGCGCGCACTGGCATCGCGCCGCCACTGCTATATCCTGCGCGCTCGTTCGGGCGCAGGCCCGGGCGATGGCTGATGGACGGGACTCGAAATTCGTCAATCAACCAATGAGGTGATGTATGAAAAAGATCCCGACCGTGTTCGTCATGGACTACGAGAAGGACGCCCTGACCCCGCACGTCCGTCCCGGACTGGAATGGGTGATCCGAGGCGAAGGCACAGCCACCGTGAAGTTCGACGGCTCGGCCTGCCGCTGGCACGACGGCCGTCTGTGGAAACGCTACGACCGCAAACTCGACAAGCAGGCGCAACGTCGGCACGACCGCGGCGAAGACCTGCGGCCGCTGCTCGACGGCGCGTCGCGCGACAGCTTGTTCAAGACCCCGCCGCCGGGCTTCGAGCCTTGCGAGGACGCGCCCGATCCGGTGACCTTCCATTGGCCCGGCTGGGTGCCGGTGTCGGCCGACCAGCCCGAGGATCGCTGGCACAACGAGGCGCTCAAGCACCTCGATGAGCCGTTGATCGAGGGCTGCAGCTACGAGTTGGTGGGTCCCAGCGTGGCCAAGAATCCGTATGCGCTGGCCCGACATACGCTCTGGCGCCATGGCCGGGAAACCGTTGATCTGCCGGATCGCTCGTTCGAAGCACTAGGCCATTTTCTGGCTTCGCGCGAGATCGAAGGTCTGGTGTTCCACCACCCCGACGGTCGCATGGCCAAACTGCGTCGTAAGGACTACGGCTTGTTCTGGGTGCAGGAAGACCAACGCAAACCCAGACGTCGCTCCGATGCCTGAGTAACACCCACCACGCCTCTTCGGAGGCGTGGTTTTTTTATGGCCGCGATTGCGCACATGACGATGATGGTCTGGCGAGGCGATGCATGCAGCATGACGAGCATGCAATGCACCCCGCCGCATCCGCATTCGGGCGTCGCCCAGGCCACCATCGTTCGCATCGCTTTCGCGCAAATCCAAGTCACACGCGTCATCAGCCACCGCGCGACTGAATCGCCGTTCATGCATTCCTCGCTGTTTGCGAAGGTCAAAATAGCAGCGTGAACCAACGCCGACCCTCGTGGTC
It includes:
- a CDS encoding cation:proton antiporter, which translates into the protein MSRELIYLLLIFGLLVIPRALQRFKIPAPLTCLLFGIVAMLAWGEKSHDTVVGMLATLGISSLFLFAGLEVELKALRKGLWPLLTHLVIRGATLVGVGWLAWRYAGMSWQAAGLLALALLTPSTGFILDTLSRLGLNEEERFWVTSKAIAGELLALVALFVVLQAGDPMRMALSSGALIAMLVGLPLVFVALGRWVVPHAPGSEFSLLVMVGMIAAFATAKLGVYYLVGAFVAGLIARLLRERMPSLASDENLHAVRLFASFFVPFYFFNAGTKVPSGALSFEALGLGLLLTAVVLPLRIGIVWLQRRALFGENHRASLRVSVALAPTLIFTLVLAAILRDRFALSDVWFGALLLYATLTTILPSLVFRSPFDVDPVEEHPLAPADPAGGEPEAAAMPQTVSEPTAMPAAAGVHPPGH
- a CDS encoding FmdB family zinc ribbon protein gives rise to the protein MPIYAFQCSACGHSFDRLQKLSDADPTVCPECGAEKVGRQLTAPQFRLAGGGWYETDFKKDGDKKRNLAGEGSSGGSASGGAGSGGGDSKPAQSKPAESKSEKKADPAPASKPASGGSAS
- a CDS encoding DUF5565 family protein; the protein is MKKIPTVFVMDYEKDALTPHVRPGLEWVIRGEGTATVKFDGSACRWHDGRLWKRYDRKLDKQAQRRHDRGEDLRPLLDGASRDSLFKTPPPGFEPCEDAPDPVTFHWPGWVPVSADQPEDRWHNEALKHLDEPLIEGCSYELVGPSVAKNPYALARHTLWRHGRETVDLPDRSFEALGHFLASREIEGLVFHHPDGRMAKLRRKDYGLFWVQEDQRKPRRRSDA
- the aspS gene encoding aspartate--tRNA ligase, producing the protein MRTHFCGLVDEALIGQTVTLCGWVNTNRVQSHVVFTDLRDHEGVVQIVVDSDMAELFKTASDLSVESCVRVTGTVRARGAANDKIRSGKVEVLPSSIEVLNKAEPLPFHAHENAGEETRLTYRYLDLRRPEMQKMMRTRIRLVQSLRRWLDARNFQDIETPILTKATPEGARDFLVPARMHPGEFYALPQSPQLFKQILMVAGFDRYYQIARCFRDEALRADRQLEFTQLDMEFAWVSERDVQDTVEDMIRVVFKETIEVELDAQFPRMTYAEAMRRYGSDKPDLRIELEFVDIAELVKSCEFKVFTDWANHEDGRVIALRAPGAAGWSRKQIDEAGAHAAKYGAKGLAWMKVEDASKGREGINSPIAKFLDDATLAKIVEASGAQTGDAIFFGAADYKTASDFMGALRLKLGKDLGLIQDGWKPLWVTDFPMFEWDEQAQRYVALHHPFTAPAVDDIADLRANAKTAVSRGYDMVLNGNEIGGGSIRIHRPQMQSAVFDLLGIGAEEAEGKFGFLLDALKYGAPPHGGIAFGIDRIAALMAGTESIRDVIAFPKTTTAQCLMTGAPSPIPDAQLAEVHVMVRPKKDPA
- a CDS encoding ABC-F family ATP-binding cassette domain-containing protein, with the protein product MISFRDFAMRRGERLLLSNVDLTLHAGWRVGVIGRNGTGKSSLFAAIQGEVEADRGDIDVPNRVRIASVAQETPALDDPALDFVLSGDSTVYKVLVAEREAVEREDWEAVAEAHHQLEELGGYDATARAGKLLHGLGFSPDTHERAVKEFSGGWRVRLNLARALMTPSDLLLLDEPTNHLDLDAVLWLEQWLLKYPGTLLLISHDREFLDEVTTHTLHLHDGKAKLYTGDYTAFERQRAEHLRLQQITHEKQQAERAHLQSFIDRFSASAAKAKQAQSRVKRLAKMVGTEAVRMERAMRIEFPAPAKLPHALLRVVHADCGYGDHVVLDDVSFILEAGDRIALLGPNGAGKSTLVKTLVGELELLAGDRSGHPDLRIGYFAQHTVESLHEGVSAIDHLIEIAPGVATQQLRDFLGKWNFPGDRAFESVDGFSGGERARLALAMIAWRKPNVLLLDEPTNHLDLDVREALAEALSDFEGAIVLVSHDRHLIGLVCETFWRVADGVAQPFDGDLDAYAVWLRTRDNSNDGKGAAASKAAAAAAAASAAAPAGKSSRKANPLKLAEAEKRMAELESKLHTLDMDLADPTKYAGGGDNAAELAKQREKVAAELVKAEAEWMALYDAA
- a CDS encoding TonB-dependent receptor plug domain-containing protein, with the translated sequence MSRRISLLSTAVSIALSTSPAWAQDAGAAESAPASNPTNLDTLIVTGTRVADRTVAESTAPIDIISPQTLESTGTVELATALARALPSLNFPRPAITDATDAVRPAQLRGLAPDQVLVLVNGKRRHTTSLINLNDSIGRGSSPVDLNAIPIAAIERVEVLRDGASAQYGSDAIAGVINIVLKGSGEGGSIAARYGQFSAGDGKQYQLSGDAGFKLGENGSVHLSAQGGHSDNTDRARPYLGPVTPTSNPPGKVVHRYGDPEIDQAAVAFNAQYQAAEGVEFYSFGTASRRRAISNGYFRAPGNANNIRSVYPDGFLPQIDNVSKDRALVLGLRGQTAGGWNLDLSYNYGQNQLDFDVRNSLNRTLGVASPHDFYIGALEVTQNVLNADFNKAFDVGWLKYPLTVAFGAEWRGEKFNQSAGELASYVAGPEPGAPGAQVFPGFTPSDASRRNRNSHSFYADLETDVTDKLSLGAAARYESYSDFGETTSGKLSARYAFTDKIALRGTVSTGFRAPSLQQQFYQSTQTVIVLGDPTPFQVRTFAVDDPAAVALGAEPLKAEESTNIGLGLVLQPIESLYITVDAYQIDIDDRIILSENLRGPAVASFLEARGHPGITGGRYFTNAVDTRTRGIDIVGSYKWTLGSGALDLTAGYNHNKTTLERIAANPPELTAGGLNLQRIGRVEQGRITQGAPRDKFFLGGSWSTGPWRFDATGTRYGEFHSFNDDPSGVRDQTYGAKWTLDLAATYAIDGWEFTVGGDNVLNEYPDESIYANSESGQLPYSGNSPFGFNGAFAYAKVGYKW